The Synechocystis sp. PCC 7509 genome includes a window with the following:
- a CDS encoding ABC transporter permease, whose protein sequence is MRRKASSPPLFLIAIATITAIAITLPLTYLVIRTAGVGTEKLINLVSRPRTLTVLFNSAGMAALVTLFSALIAVPLAFLTLQTDLPGRKFWLIATTLPLAVPSYVGSFALIAAFGPTGSLLQLWLEPLGVTQLPEIYGWFGTILALTLFTYPYLLLSVRAGLMLIDPATVEAARSLGLNQLSTFFRVLLPQLRPSIIAGGLLVALYALRDFGTPSLMRFDAFTRVIFLQYKSSFNRNQAAALAMLLVALVLGILWLEYKVRSRAAYYSRNLSINRPPVIVKLGASKVIALLFCAIVVSLSLVLPVGVTVFWWWRGLTSSDGAYGTASWSAIANPALNSIVAAGSTAIIATICAIPVAILAVRFPSRVTTAIERCSYIGFGLPGIVVAISLVFLGSQYLPWVYQTLPMLVFAYLVLFLPQSVGTIRTSLLQLHPQLEESARLLGRSPWQTLKEITFPLVRPGVLNGAVLVFLTAIKELPATLLLAPIGFDTLATEIWKATENVSFSDAAVGSLAMLVICIGSTLPLLLHEQKTSQR, encoded by the coding sequence TTGAGGCGTAAGGCTTCTTCACCACCGTTATTTTTAATTGCGATCGCGACTATTACAGCGATCGCAATTACTTTACCATTGACCTATCTTGTAATTAGGACGGCAGGTGTAGGTACAGAAAAGCTAATTAATTTAGTATCTCGTCCCCGCACCTTAACTGTATTGTTCAATAGTGCAGGAATGGCAGCTTTAGTAACCCTATTTAGTGCCTTAATTGCCGTACCTCTTGCATTTTTAACCTTACAAACCGATTTACCTGGGCGAAAGTTTTGGTTAATTGCGACTACCTTACCTCTAGCTGTACCTAGCTATGTAGGTAGTTTTGCCTTAATTGCCGCTTTTGGACCCACAGGTAGCTTATTGCAGCTATGGTTAGAACCCTTGGGCGTAACTCAATTACCGGAGATTTACGGCTGGTTTGGGACTATTTTGGCGCTGACACTGTTTACTTATCCTTACCTACTTCTTAGTGTACGAGCGGGATTGATGTTAATCGATCCGGCGACAGTAGAAGCGGCGAGGAGTTTGGGTTTAAATCAATTAAGTACATTTTTTCGGGTATTGTTACCACAATTGCGCCCATCAATAATTGCTGGCGGTTTGCTGGTAGCTTTGTATGCGTTAAGGGATTTTGGTACACCTTCATTAATGCGGTTTGATGCTTTTACGCGGGTGATTTTTCTGCAATACAAGTCAAGTTTCAATCGCAACCAAGCGGCGGCGCTGGCGATGCTATTGGTGGCTTTGGTGTTGGGGATATTGTGGTTAGAGTATAAAGTGCGATCGCGCGCTGCTTATTACAGTCGCAATTTATCAATTAATCGTCCACCTGTAATTGTAAAACTGGGCGCTAGTAAAGTAATTGCTTTATTATTTTGTGCGATCGTCGTTAGTTTAAGCTTAGTTTTGCCCGTTGGCGTGACAGTGTTTTGGTGGTGGCGAGGCTTGACAAGTAGCGATGGGGCGTATGGTACGGCTTCTTGGAGTGCGATCGCAAATCCCGCCCTTAACTCTATCGTAGCGGCGGGTTCTACAGCAATAATTGCCACTATTTGCGCCATTCCTGTAGCAATATTAGCCGTCAGGTTTCCCAGTCGCGTAACTACAGCAATTGAAAGGTGTAGTTATATTGGTTTTGGCTTACCGGGAATAGTTGTCGCTATATCATTAGTATTTCTAGGTTCTCAATACTTGCCTTGGGTGTACCAAACTTTGCCGATGCTAGTATTTGCTTACTTGGTGCTATTTTTGCCCCAATCTGTAGGCACAATTAGAACTTCACTGTTGCAATTGCATCCGCAGTTAGAAGAATCAGCTAGGCTTTTGGGGCGATCGCCTTGGCAGACATTGAAAGAAATTACTTTCCCTTTGGTGCGTCCTGGGGTGTTGAATGGGGCAGTTTTGGTATTTTTGACCGCAATTAAAGAATTACCCGCAACGTTGCTTTTAGCCCCGATTGGCTTTGATACCTTGGCAACAGAGATTTGGAAAGCTACAGAAAATGTATCCTTTAGCGATGCGGCGGTGGGATCATTGGCAATGTTAGTAATTTGTATAGGTTCAACTTTGCCCCTATTGTTGCACGAGCAGAAAACGAGCCAAAGATAA
- a CDS encoding ABC transporter ATP-binding protein gives MEKILQLDGVSKWFGESQAVADVSLNLPQGILALLGSSGCGKTTLLRLIAGFEHPETGSIEIAGRKVASNNCWIPPEKRRLGMVFQDYALFPHLTVVENVAFGLKKLEKAAARRLIELVGLTGLEKRYPYQLSGGQQQRVALARALAPQPPLVLLDEPLSNLDVQVRLRLREEIRDILKATGTSAVFVTHDQEEALAIADLVAVMSKGKLEQIGTPQEVYTQPSSRFVAEFVTGANFIFAERQGDLWTTEVGCFAASDVGEKKADLMIREEDLLIEPTESDGAVMIHSRRFLGREYRYCLLTPSGKELHARTAISQVLPVGAKVKLNVASTIKIFPA, from the coding sequence ATGGAGAAAATTTTACAGCTTGATGGTGTGAGTAAGTGGTTTGGCGAAAGTCAAGCAGTGGCGGACGTAAGTTTGAACTTACCCCAAGGAATCCTAGCATTACTGGGTTCATCTGGTTGCGGAAAGACTACTTTACTAAGGTTAATTGCTGGATTTGAGCATCCAGAAACCGGAAGTATTGAAATTGCTGGGCGCAAAGTTGCAAGTAATAATTGTTGGATTCCGCCAGAAAAACGCCGTTTGGGGATGGTGTTTCAAGATTATGCTTTGTTTCCGCACTTAACAGTTGTGGAAAATGTAGCTTTTGGGTTGAAAAAGCTAGAAAAAGCCGCCGCTAGACGATTAATTGAATTAGTAGGTTTAACTGGGTTAGAAAAACGCTATCCTTATCAACTATCGGGAGGACAGCAGCAAAGAGTAGCTCTTGCGCGTGCTTTAGCGCCTCAACCGCCGTTAGTGTTGTTAGATGAACCTTTGAGCAATTTAGACGTGCAAGTAAGGTTACGATTGCGAGAAGAAATTAGAGATATTTTAAAAGCAACGGGAACATCGGCAGTGTTTGTGACTCACGATCAAGAAGAAGCATTAGCGATCGCCGATTTAGTAGCAGTCATGAGTAAAGGTAAATTAGAACAAATCGGTACGCCTCAAGAAGTCTATACACAACCTTCCTCCCGGTTTGTCGCCGAATTTGTCACCGGAGCTAATTTCATCTTTGCCGAGCGTCAGGGCGACTTGTGGACAACGGAAGTTGGCTGTTTTGCCGCCTCTGATGTGGGAGAAAAAAAAGCCGACTTAATGATTCGTGAGGAAGATTTGCTAATAGAACCGACAGAATCCGATGGAGCAGTAATGATTCACAGTCGGCGCTTTTTGGGGAGAGAGTATCGCTACTGTTTGCTTACGCCTTCGGGGAAAGAATTACACGCTAGGACAGCTATTAGCCAAGTCTTACCCGTAGGTGCGAAAGTAAAATTGAATGTAGCAAGTACAATAAAAATATTTCCGGCTTAA
- a CDS encoding efflux RND transporter permease subunit → MVILSVADTFIRRPVLATVCTLLILLVGGISVPLLPINNLPEIAPIQIQTTSAYIGADAQTVEDTVTTVIERQINGVEGLQYMTSTSGNDGTSSISVQFPPSTSRNINQVNVQNRVAIATPTLPSSVRQTGVTTLARSSSILLVYGIYSENNEYDSIFLSNYTDSFLIDSIKRIPGVGDVNIAGRRQYAMRLWLDPNALASRGLTATDVSTALNSQNIQVGAGSIGQAPTDPDQPYNFALRVQGRFKDAKGFENLVLKTEADGTLVKLKDIGRAELGAEDYSSTALVQGKPGVAMIIYQLPGSNALQVAAAIEAQMEELAKNFPPGMAEEIVYDTTTFVEVSIEEVLKTLEEAIALVVLVIFIFLQDWRATIIPAIAVPVSLLGALAFAYMLGFSLNTLTMFGLVLATGLVVDDAIIVVEGISAKMEQGMNARQAASEAMEELTGAVIATSLVLMAVFVPVLFFPGATGIMYRQFAMVIICSIAISAFNALSFTPSMSAIFLRHTHGEGRGPLGWFFRKFNRGFGWVTDRYQQTVRFLIRVRIIVIGVFVLGLFATAIVYTSVPSGFVPQEDQGLIVGIIQAPDGVPLNYTEKVASTVSQTLAKVPELRASVVLPGFGLNGNGPNQGTFFIRLKPWEERKGEEHAVPAIVERLNGQLGQNQNAFVTTFNVPAVSGYGTSGGFEFQLQDRTGGQLSIDQFLAAAQQLIAKANENPLLSQVFTQFTAGTPQYQIDIDRDRLEALNVDFGQAIGTLGAYMGGQYVNDFTFAQRSYRVYIQADQQFRNSPDDIGQIYVRSRSNNLVRLSEVATVTPITGPQTISHFNLFRTIKIQGNPAPGYSSSQAITAMQETFAEFEQSGLGYDWTGLSREEISSGGQAVLVFGLGLLVVFLVLAAQYENYVDPFIILLTVPLAILGAMIFVSLRGLVNDIYCQVALVMLIGLSSKNAILIVEFANQSREQGMTITQAAIHAAQQRFRPILMTASASLVGFYPLVVATGAGSASRWSLGTAVFGGLLVATLLSFLLVPVLYVVIKNLYEFAFKRPKPPSSPPPNLGKDDANASVDGKNRTEAIVKFQG, encoded by the coding sequence ATGGTTATTTTATCTGTTGCCGATACCTTCATTCGGCGACCAGTCTTGGCAACAGTTTGTACTCTGCTGATTTTGCTGGTGGGTGGTATAAGTGTCCCCTTACTGCCGATTAATAATCTGCCAGAGATTGCCCCGATTCAAATTCAAACTACTAGCGCCTACATTGGAGCCGATGCCCAAACTGTTGAAGACACGGTAACAACAGTAATCGAGCGGCAGATAAACGGGGTGGAAGGATTGCAATACATGACTTCCACCAGTGGAAACGATGGTACTAGCTCAATTTCGGTACAGTTTCCGCCTTCTACAAGTCGCAATATTAACCAAGTCAACGTTCAAAACCGAGTGGCGATCGCCACTCCCACACTACCAAGTTCCGTTCGCCAAACTGGTGTAACTACTCTTGCGCGTTCTAGTAGCATTTTGTTGGTCTACGGTATATACAGCGAAAACAATGAATATGACAGCATCTTTTTGAGCAACTATACCGATTCCTTTTTGATTGATTCAATTAAAAGAATACCGGGAGTGGGAGATGTCAATATAGCCGGTAGACGACAGTATGCTATGCGATTGTGGCTCGACCCTAATGCCCTTGCTAGTCGAGGTTTGACCGCCACCGATGTATCGACAGCCCTAAATTCTCAAAATATTCAAGTGGGGGCGGGATCGATTGGTCAAGCGCCTACAGACCCAGACCAACCTTACAACTTCGCGCTGCGAGTACAGGGCAGATTTAAGGACGCGAAAGGATTTGAAAATTTGGTACTCAAGACCGAAGCTGACGGCACATTGGTAAAGCTCAAAGATATCGGTCGCGCAGAATTAGGAGCGGAAGACTACAGTTCTACGGCTTTAGTTCAAGGTAAACCGGGCGTTGCCATGATTATCTACCAGCTTCCAGGTAGTAATGCCCTCCAAGTTGCCGCCGCTATTGAAGCCCAGATGGAGGAATTAGCAAAAAACTTCCCCCCCGGAATGGCAGAGGAAATTGTTTATGACACAACTACTTTTGTGGAAGTTTCCATTGAAGAAGTGCTGAAAACATTGGAAGAAGCGATCGCTTTAGTTGTGCTAGTAATTTTTATTTTTCTGCAAGACTGGCGAGCAACAATTATTCCGGCGATCGCTGTTCCGGTGTCTCTACTGGGGGCGTTGGCTTTTGCCTATATGTTGGGATTTTCTCTAAATACATTAACCATGTTTGGGTTAGTGCTGGCAACAGGTCTAGTAGTAGATGACGCGATTATTGTTGTAGAAGGGATCTCCGCCAAGATGGAACAAGGCATGAACGCGCGTCAGGCAGCATCGGAGGCAATGGAGGAGCTAACAGGAGCGGTAATTGCTACGTCTTTGGTGTTAATGGCAGTGTTTGTACCAGTTTTGTTTTTTCCTGGCGCAACGGGAATTATGTATCGCCAGTTTGCAATGGTAATTATCTGTTCTATTGCTATTTCTGCCTTTAACGCTCTTAGCTTTACCCCTAGTATGTCGGCGATTTTCCTGCGCCACACCCACGGAGAAGGTAGAGGCCCGCTTGGCTGGTTTTTTCGCAAGTTCAATCGCGGCTTTGGTTGGGTAACCGATCGCTATCAACAGACTGTCCGCTTCTTAATTCGGGTGCGGATAATTGTTATTGGCGTATTTGTGCTGGGATTATTTGCTACGGCGATCGTGTATACTTCCGTTCCCTCTGGTTTTGTCCCTCAAGAAGATCAAGGGTTGATTGTCGGCATTATTCAAGCTCCCGATGGCGTTCCCCTTAACTACACAGAGAAAGTAGCAAGCACGGTTTCTCAAACTCTTGCCAAAGTTCCCGAATTAAGAGCCTCAGTAGTTCTTCCGGGCTTTGGACTTAATGGTAACGGGCCAAATCAAGGAACTTTCTTTATCCGGCTCAAACCTTGGGAAGAACGAAAAGGCGAAGAACACGCCGTTCCCGCCATTGTGGAACGCCTCAACGGGCAGCTAGGTCAAAATCAAAATGCTTTTGTAACTACGTTTAATGTTCCCGCCGTTTCCGGCTATGGAACCAGTGGCGGCTTTGAGTTTCAGCTTCAAGACCGCACTGGCGGACAATTGAGCATCGATCAATTTTTAGCTGCGGCTCAACAGTTGATTGCTAAAGCAAATGAAAATCCGCTTCTAAGTCAGGTTTTTACGCAATTTACGGCGGGTACTCCCCAATATCAAATTGATATCGATCGCGATCGCTTGGAAGCATTGAATGTTGATTTTGGTCAGGCGATTGGTACGTTAGGGGCTTATATGGGCGGGCAATATGTAAATGATTTTACCTTTGCTCAACGCAGTTATCGGGTCTACATTCAAGCCGATCAGCAGTTTCGTAACTCCCCTGATGATATTGGACAAATTTATGTACGAAGTCGTAGTAATAATTTGGTGCGCCTCAGTGAAGTTGCAACGGTAACACCGATTACCGGGCCCCAAACGATCAGTCACTTTAACTTGTTTCGCACGATCAAAATCCAAGGCAATCCTGCACCGGGTTATAGTTCAAGTCAAGCTATTACTGCTATGCAGGAGACTTTTGCCGAATTTGAACAATCGGGGCTTGGCTACGACTGGACAGGGCTTTCTAGAGAAGAAATCAGTTCTGGGGGACAAGCTGTATTGGTGTTTGGGCTGGGGTTGTTGGTGGTTTTTCTAGTTTTGGCGGCTCAGTACGAAAACTATGTCGATCCATTTATTATTCTCTTGACTGTACCGTTGGCAATTTTGGGCGCGATGATATTTGTTTCCCTGCGGGGTTTGGTAAACGATATCTACTGTCAGGTGGCGCTAGTGATGCTGATTGGTTTATCGAGTAAGAACGCAATTTTGATTGTAGAGTTTGCCAATCAGTCCAGAGAACAAGGAATGACGATCACCCAAGCGGCAATTCATGCCGCCCAACAACGTTTTCGTCCGATTTTGATGACCGCTTCGGCTTCTTTGGTTGGCTTTTACCCGCTTGTGGTGGCAACGGGTGCAGGTTCAGCAAGTCGCTGGTCGCTTGGTACGGCGGTTTTTGGCGGCTTATTAGTTGCCACATTGTTGAGCTTTTTATTAGTTCCAGTGTTGTATGTAGTAATTAAAAATCTCTACGAATTTGCGTTCAAACGTCCCAAACCTCCAAGTTCTCCACCACCAAATTTAGGCAAGGATGATGCCAACGCATCCGTTGATGGTAAAAATCGCACCGAAGCTATAGTTAAGTTTCAAGGGTGA
- a CDS encoding efflux RND transporter periplasmic adaptor subunit — MKTSEVTAIEAPAKLPHPPRRRYFKWVGIPLAILLLGGSSLALGKWWSAKNAAPAEAPPVISVKLQTIEPTQVEASSEFVGTLEAQKRVSLQPQIQGRIERVFVSSGDRVAQGTPVVSLSLDQTQAEVASATAAANSSRSAIGTAQAQLQAVAAEQVRAAADVRLQQLQFDRTEKLVVAGAQARQELDLARNRLETANATLQAAQKQVNASRALVNEATANFQESEANIASARVNLGYKIVAAPISGIIGDFSIKAGDYVTIGQTLTTVIQNNLLDMRISVPANNAPQLRQGLPVELLDANNSKRLTTGSISFVSPQVATNAQSILTKAQFANTNGSLRDGQSVRARIIWSNSSGILIPTTAINRIGGQSFVFVAQTDKSRPQKVVRQQPVTLGEVQGSSYQVIKGLNTGDRIAVSNIIKLRDGVAIQPES; from the coding sequence ATGAAAACCTCTGAAGTAACTGCTATTGAAGCACCTGCCAAGTTACCTCATCCACCTCGCCGCCGTTATTTTAAATGGGTGGGTATACCTCTAGCTATCCTGCTATTAGGCGGTAGTAGTTTGGCGTTGGGGAAATGGTGGAGTGCCAAAAATGCCGCCCCAGCAGAAGCGCCACCAGTCATTTCGGTAAAACTACAAACTATAGAACCAACGCAAGTAGAGGCAAGTTCGGAATTTGTGGGGACGCTAGAAGCGCAAAAACGTGTTTCTTTGCAGCCGCAGATTCAAGGACGGATTGAGCGCGTGTTTGTTAGTAGTGGCGATCGCGTTGCTCAAGGTACGCCCGTTGTCTCTCTTAGTCTTGACCAAACTCAAGCAGAAGTAGCAAGTGCGACCGCCGCCGCCAATTCATCTAGATCGGCGATTGGCACGGCGCAAGCACAACTTCAAGCTGTAGCCGCCGAGCAAGTTAGAGCCGCCGCCGATGTGCGGCTACAACAATTGCAGTTTGATCGCACAGAAAAGCTGGTAGTAGCGGGCGCACAGGCGCGGCAAGAATTAGACCTAGCGCGCAATAGATTAGAGACGGCAAACGCCACCTTGCAAGCTGCCCAAAAACAAGTCAACGCCTCCAGAGCGCTTGTTAATGAAGCAACGGCGAACTTTCAAGAGTCGGAAGCAAATATTGCTTCAGCTAGAGTCAATCTTGGCTACAAAATAGTTGCCGCTCCGATTTCTGGAATAATTGGAGACTTTTCAATTAAAGCTGGAGATTACGTCACCATAGGTCAAACTTTGACGACCGTAATTCAAAATAACTTGCTGGATATGCGAATTTCCGTTCCTGCCAACAATGCCCCACAGTTGCGCCAGGGATTGCCCGTAGAATTACTAGATGCCAACAACAGCAAGCGGCTGACAACAGGTAGTATTAGCTTTGTTTCTCCACAGGTGGCGACTAATGCCCAATCAATATTAACCAAGGCGCAGTTTGCCAATACTAATGGCAGTTTGCGAGATGGGCAATCTGTACGGGCAAGAATTATTTGGAGCAATAGTTCAGGAATTTTGATTCCGACTACGGCAATTAATCGTATTGGTGGGCAAAGCTTTGTATTTGTTGCCCAAACAGATAAGTCACGCCCACAAAAAGTAGTGCGTCAGCAACCTGTAACCCTAGGAGAGGTGCAGGGAAGTAGCTATCAGGTGATAAAAGGACTCAATACTGGCGATCGCATCGCCGTTTCCAATATTATCAAGCTGCGCGATGGTGTGGCAATTCAACCAGAATCATAG
- a CDS encoding rhodanese-related sulfurtransferase has protein sequence MTYIVASFYKFVHLPDFATKQQQLLAYCQNQEVKGSILLAAEGINGTVASISENSINAVICFLRSDLRLADLEYKLSFAQSPPFERMKVRLKREIVTLGLPEIDPLQQVGTYVSPTEWNALIKDPEVTIIDTRNDYEVDIGTFKGAQNPNTSSFNQFPNYIEQNLDPAKHKKVALFCTGGIRCEKASSLLLSQGFAEVYHLKGGILKYLEEVPEGESLWQGECFVFDERVALQHGLQPGNYQLCRSCGNPVARSYSCPHCTTKEVS, from the coding sequence ATGACTTACATTGTTGCCTCTTTTTATAAATTTGTACATCTACCAGACTTTGCCACCAAGCAACAACAACTCCTAGCTTATTGTCAAAACCAAGAAGTCAAAGGCTCAATCCTTTTGGCAGCAGAGGGGATTAATGGCACTGTTGCTAGTATTTCCGAAAACAGTATTAATGCAGTTATCTGTTTTTTGCGTTCTGACTTGCGTTTAGCTGACTTGGAATACAAATTGTCCTTTGCTCAATCTCCGCCTTTCGAGCGGATGAAAGTGCGCCTAAAGCGAGAAATTGTTACTTTGGGATTACCAGAAATAGATCCACTTCAGCAAGTTGGTACTTATGTAAGTCCGACGGAATGGAATGCCCTAATTAAAGATCCAGAAGTAACAATTATTGATACTCGCAACGACTACGAAGTAGATATTGGGACTTTCAAAGGAGCGCAAAACCCCAACACTAGCTCTTTTAATCAATTTCCCAACTATATCGAGCAAAACCTAGACCCAGCTAAACATAAAAAAGTAGCCTTGTTTTGTACTGGGGGGATTCGCTGCGAAAAAGCATCATCCTTACTGTTATCTCAAGGTTTTGCAGAAGTCTACCATCTCAAAGGCGGCATCCTCAAATATTTAGAAGAAGTCCCGGAAGGTGAGAGTTTATGGCAAGGAGAATGTTTTGTATTTGACGAACGAGTGGCATTACAGCACGGTTTGCAGCCGGGAAATTATCAATTGTGTCGCAGTTGTGGCAATCCTGTAGCGCGATCGTACTCCTGTCCTCACTGCACCACTAAGGAAGTTTCCTAG
- a CDS encoding class I SAM-dependent methyltransferase, which produces MANQTLGLGAQLYNYLLSVSLREADILAQLRQATAISQPMAQMQIAPEQGQFMGLLIQLIGAKKTLDIGVFTGYSALVVALALPQGGKVVACEMNQEYAQFARHWWQKAGVIDKIDLHIAPAQDTLALLVARGEANTFDFAFIDADKSSYDTYYEQALQLVRPGGLIVVDNVLWSGRVADTSIQDHRTIKIRDFNQKLHQDGRINLSLVPISDGLTLARKLP; this is translated from the coding sequence ATGGCTAATCAAACTTTAGGACTTGGGGCGCAGCTTTACAACTACTTACTTTCTGTTTCTTTACGGGAAGCCGATATATTAGCTCAATTAAGACAAGCTACCGCCATAAGTCAACCGATGGCGCAAATGCAGATTGCCCCCGAACAAGGGCAGTTTATGGGGTTACTAATTCAGTTAATCGGCGCTAAAAAAACTTTAGATATAGGAGTGTTTACAGGCTACAGTGCGCTGGTAGTGGCGTTGGCATTGCCCCAGGGAGGCAAAGTAGTAGCTTGTGAGATGAACCAAGAGTACGCACAGTTCGCCCGTCATTGGTGGCAAAAAGCCGGGGTAATAGATAAAATTGACCTGCATATTGCCCCTGCTCAAGATACTCTGGCGTTGCTAGTAGCTAGGGGAGAAGCTAATACTTTTGATTTTGCCTTTATTGATGCTGATAAAAGTAGTTACGATACTTATTACGAACAAGCTTTGCAATTAGTTCGTCCTGGGGGGTTGATTGTGGTAGATAATGTACTGTGGTCAGGACGAGTTGCCGACACGAGTATTCAAGATCATCGCACTATAAAAATTCGCGACTTTAACCAAAAACTGCATCAAGACGGGCGCATAAATCTCAGCTTAGTGCCGATTTCTGATGGTTTGACGTTGGCTAGGAAACTTCCTTAG